GATCCCAACCGACTCAAAAAACCAGTAAAAAAAACGGCAGATGGTTGGGTCGAAATATCTTGGAAGGAGGCCATTGAAGAAGTAGCCCAGGCGCTCGCAAACACGAGAAAGCAACATGGGGCAGATGCCGTAGGTGTGTATAGTGGCAACCCAAATGTACATAACTCGGGCGCTATCTTATCCGCTCCAGAATTCATTAAAGAACTTAGAACCAAAAACCGTTTTTCGGCTACTAGCGTAGATCAGTTACCACACCAGTATATGGCGTATCTGATGTACGGTCATCAGCTCCAAATCCCTATTCCTGATATTGACCGTACAGACTTTTTGGTTATTCTTGGAGCGAACCCTATTATTTCAAATGGCAGTTTGCTGTCTGCTCCTAATATCAAAAAACGACTCAAAAACATTCAGGATAGAGGCGGAAAGATTGTGAATATCGATCCGCGATTTACAGAGACTTCTGCCAAGTCAGATCAGCATTTGTTCATAAGACCTGGTAGCGACGTTTTCATGTTGCTGAGCATGCTTCATATTCTTATTGAAGAAAATCTGGTAAACCTAGCACGATTTGAGAATCATCTGAATGGCTACGAAGACCTTCATCAATTGGTCAAAGACTACTCACCAGAAAATACAGCCGAAATTACTGGAATAGAATCAGATGTACTCACAGACTTAACCAGACAATTTGCAAATACAGCAAAGGCTGTATTATACGGCAGAATGGGTGTCTGCACCCAAGAGTTTGGCGGCATGTGCATGTGGCTGGTCAATGTGCTCAATATCCTGACCGGACACTTCGACGAACCAGGTGGGTATATGTTTACCAGCCCGGCCATCGACTTAAAACCACAAATATCTAAAGGGCATATTGGTAAATGGAAAAGTAGAGTTCGCGGCCTCCCCGAAGTGGGTGGAGAACTCCCCTCCTCTGTGATGGCCGAAGAGATTTTGACGCCTGGGAAAGGACAGATCAAAGCCATGATCATAAGCTCTGGAAATCCAGTCCTTTCCACACCCAATGGTGCCCAATTGGAAAAGGCATTTGAGTCATTGGATTTTATGGTCTCCATTGATATTTACATCAATGAGACTTCCAAGTTGGCTGATATCATCTTGCCCACTGCCACGGGTTTAGAAACGGATTTGTACGACATTATATTCCATACGCTGGCGGTAAGAAATACGTCCAAATACTCTACTGCACTTTTTGACAAAGCAGAAGGGGCCAAATATGATTGGGAGGTTTTCAGAGCATTGAAAATGACTTATCTGAAATCAATGAACAAGATGTCCTTGTCGAAGCGTTTGAAAATTGGCATCGCCCATCTTTTTTCCCCAGAAAAAATGCTCAACATTTTACTCAGAAGAGGACC
The sequence above is drawn from the Reichenbachiella sp. genome and encodes:
- a CDS encoding molybdopterin-dependent oxidoreductase, which translates into the protein MSQTHFRTCNLCEAMCGLAIEHDGKEVISIKGDVDDEFSQGHICPKALALKDIYEDPNRLKKPVKKTADGWVEISWKEAIEEVAQALANTRKQHGADAVGVYSGNPNVHNSGAILSAPEFIKELRTKNRFSATSVDQLPHQYMAYLMYGHQLQIPIPDIDRTDFLVILGANPIISNGSLLSAPNIKKRLKNIQDRGGKIVNIDPRFTETSAKSDQHLFIRPGSDVFMLLSMLHILIEENLVNLARFENHLNGYEDLHQLVKDYSPENTAEITGIESDVLTDLTRQFANTAKAVLYGRMGVCTQEFGGMCMWLVNVLNILTGHFDEPGGYMFTSPAIDLKPQISKGHIGKWKSRVRGLPEVGGELPSSVMAEEILTPGKGQIKAMIISSGNPVLSTPNGAQLEKAFESLDFMVSIDIYINETSKLADIILPTATGLETDLYDIIFHTLAVRNTSKYSTALFDKAEGAKYDWEVFRALKMTYLKSMNKMSLSKRLKIGIAHLFSPEKMLNILLRRGPYDLSIKKLKQQPHGIDLGALKSQMPDSLYHKDKKINLLPNEVKEDLKRVKQKLDTFKPDDFLLIGRRQLRTCNSWLHNSQRLLKNNSCQLFLHPKDAEKLGLQEKNSIMVSSRVGQVVVPFETTEEIMQGVVSLPHGWGHKGKIKLDVASTSPGTNINELTDENFVDLLTGNAAVNGVAVKLEAHKN